The following is a genomic window from Anopheles aquasalis chromosome 3, idAnoAquaMG_Q_19, whole genome shotgun sequence.
CGGCAAGGCCGTcgctcatcatcaatcatttcgGCAGACAGGATGAGCGCAGGAGCAGACGATCGTACGCCATGCTACAATGTGCACTAACTACTAACGGGCAACAAGCTCACCGATAGCTGCGCTCCCTTGGAGAACCATGatcgatgaggaggaggaggaggaggaggaggaggaggtattAGTACCGTGCTTAAACCCTCCTAACGGATGGGCGATATCATCAAGGAGGATAATTATTTGGCGAACTATTAATCGACTCCAGCCTCGTGCAATGATAAATGGGCCACGACAGCGGTGCGAAAAGTCAATCCGCCTGTTGGCTACCTACCCAACTGCGATTGAGAGCCATAAAGCAAATAAACCGAAGCATTAGTTTAAATTATCTCCCACAATTAACATTGAGCGcgggcgcgagcgcgagcgcgcgcgtcccCATATGCCACGCTGGCTGGGGCCACTGGCTGTTGCATCTGGCCACTCGCCAGACTTACTTTAACCTTTTCCGAAAGGCTCGCccctcgtcgccatcgtcgtcgtgctacTTACGCGCGGTGATCAGGCGAGCCCCGGGGGCTCCGTCCATTCGATATTAGAATATAGTTCTCCTCCCTCTGAACCGCGacattgaatatttcattcacttccCCCACGGTTTGACTACTATTTTGCGTGCCGCGTGCGAGATGTGACTGCACTTTGCGCTTCGCCAACTGTGGCCTGCCaggttgccggtggtggctaCTACCCCCGTCGGATAGTGGTCGTTCGCTactcttcttctactactatATAAGGCTGACCAATTAGCTCCATCAGCATCCAGTATCGAACGAGCAGTTCTCTACTAACGAGCTACCAAACAGTAACCGTGCAGCAAGTGATCGCAATTCACACCCTCCCACAACCGCATTCGCAAAGGTTCAAATTAAAGTCACCGTCGCCAACCACCGGGGAAAAATGTTCAAGTTTGTGTTGATCGGAGCAGTGTTTGTGGCCGCCGTGTGTGCCGCTCCGGCGGACAATAAgcccggccagcagcagcagggccagCAGGGCCGTGATGGGCTGGACCAGGCGGAATCGGCCTGGCCCCAACAGGCTGGCTGGAGTGGCCAGAACACCTGGAACCGGGATCCGAACGCCTGGAACCATCCGAATGCCTGGAACCATCCGGGAGCCGGTGCTTGGAATGCGAACAGCTGGAACCGTGCCGGATACAACAACCGTAATGAGATGCCCAGTGATCTGTTGAGTGAGCTTCTTGCTAaatcttctctctttctcttgctagATCCGGCCAACCGTTGGGGTGGTGCTGATCCGTGGAACCGTTggggcgctggtgctggtgccgctggatGGAACAACTATGGTGCTGGGCGTGCCGGTgtggccggtgctgctgccggatggCAGGGAGCTGTTGCCAACCGTTGGAACGCCTGGTAAATGGCGCTGGCGCCGGTTGATGGTGTGAGACGCTAAGCCGAGAGATGTCCAGTGGCCGGAGGAATTCGTTTTGCACCACGCCAGTAGCCCTTCCCTTCTTTCATATCCGCTTTTCAGTTgttcaataaatatttcaatcaGCACTATACAGAGTTTGGTGGTTTAGTATCTTCTGGTGTACATAACGAGCCGGCAAGGCTTAGTTTTGATCCGAAATTCTACAAATCAATTGACAATTTTCAAGTTAGTTACCAAATAATCCATTCAGAAGCTCAATACAGCATTCTAATCAGGGCAAGTGCACAGTGTTTTCTGTTGCtcttcataatcataatcattatCTTTGTCCTGAGAAGTGCAtcatcatttctttttctcgcttcacTTCTCTAACCTCTGATTGATTAATTCTGACGCTATATAACGTGCCTCTTGAGGAAACACGGGCCTCATCGGATTTGTGGTCACCGAACGTTCAGAACTGATTACAAACATTGAACCAAGAATGATTCCGATATATATTCCACCTAGGTTTTTGTCTTTGTTTGATTACGATTCGATTGCTCCCAAAACGACATACGACCGGCTCaagtgtaaaaaaaaccggtttggtggaaaatcccTCGAAAGAGTGAATTAATAACTTATGCCACGGTCAATGACTAGATTATCCTTTTGGTCTAGGGTGATGATTAGATATTTAAACCATTCTTAACCATATTTGTAAAGCCTTTTATCTTTATTTTGCAGGCTTTTGCAAGCAAAGCCCCAAACGAAACGGCGCATTAATGCTGCAATTCCTGTTGCCGTCATGATATTAGTTATCGGTCGGTTTTCGGATGGATGCGGTCAATATCAGTCTGTGCGATCTTCATATAAAAATTGGTATCACATTTTCACTACTTGAAGAAAacttttattgaattttgatAACCATTAACCTCAGTACGCGCGCACCTCTCAACCGTGTTGTGGCTGGGCGTGCGTTCGACGATGCTCGTATCCTCTGGCACCATGACCGATCACAGGGACGGTTTGGGTGTGCTTAGCGCGGTTCTGATTACTAGCACCCACGTGTGCAACTCCAGCGTGTGCAACACCAATGCTGGAACCGTGACTTGGCGACCCAAAGTGAGtcgcagctggtggtggtggatagtTTTTCACAAACTGACCACTTCCATGGCTGTGTTGTCCCTGTGGTACGCGCTTCGGACCTATTTTAATCGGTCCCGTAGAGTAGCTAGCAGCTCCTTGCGGCTTCGTCCCGACGTGCACGGCCGGGGATGGTGCACCAATCTTAGTCTGCTGCACAGTTCCGTGCTGGTGGCTTACCGGTGGTCCCC
Proteins encoded in this region:
- the LOC126575172 gene encoding bifunctional endo-1,4-beta-xylanase XylA-like, which encodes MFKFVLIGAVFVAAVCAAPADNKPGQQQQGQQGRDGLDQAESAWPQQAGWSGQNTWNRDPNAWNHPNAWNHPGAGAWNANSWNRAGYNNHPANRWGGADPWNRWGAGAGAAGWNNYGAGRAGVAGAAAGWQGAVANRWNAW
- the LOC126576186 gene encoding uncharacterized protein LOC126576186; translation: MSNVLVAALVCALCVEVFANPYPPRKTFVETPVHAGSFGPGQGKIVPKRGPPVSHQHGTVQQTKIGAPSPAVHVGTKPQGAASYSTGPIKIGPKRVPQGQHSHGSGQFVKNYPPPPAATHFGSPSHGSSIGVAHAGVAHVGASNQNRAKHTQTVPVIGHGARGYEHRRTHAQPQHG